A window from Heteronotia binoei isolate CCM8104 ecotype False Entrance Well chromosome 15, APGP_CSIRO_Hbin_v1, whole genome shotgun sequence encodes these proteins:
- the LOC132584714 gene encoding ribonuclease pancreatic-like, whose product MPPKISFWLLLRLAVLLAAFLAQSSEGATYRDFAHRHIDHPRTRAPNPNAYCNLMMRRRGMMNRFCKPTNTFIHNRPSTIQAVCNRGGRPVNHNLYDSRSRFRVTTCRNRGRYPRCQYVGRQESRRIRLACVRRQPVHFERLI is encoded by the coding sequence ATGCCCCCCAAGATCTCCTTCTGGCTGCTGCTGCGTTTGGCCGTTCTCTTGGCAGCTTTCCTGGCACAGTCCAGCGAAGGGGCCACCTACCGGGATTTCGCCCATAGGCATATCGATCATCCGAGAACCAGAGCCCCCAACCCCAATGCCTACTGCAACCTCATGATGAGGCGGAGAGGCATGATGAATAGATTTTGCAAGCCCACCAACACGTTCATCCACAACAGGCCCAGCACCATCCAGGCTGTCTGCAATAGGGGAGGGCGGCCAGTGAATCACAATCTATACGACAGCAGAAGCCGCTTCCGCGTCACCACCTGCCGAAATAGAGGCCGGTATCCTCGCTGCCAGTATGTCGGCAGACAAGAGTCCAGGAGAATTCGTTTGGCCTGTGTCAGGAGACAGCCGGTTCACTTCGAGAGGCTCATCTAG
- the LOC132583281 gene encoding angiogenin-like — translation MLFLSFLIVEGKMTPCYLLLLWLVAELLPGSSCGNNPRYEKFLNQHRDDPRSSFHGRYCDTLMRSRGLTRPECKEVNTFIHGSKRQIRAVCSQGGVPDGQLQRSRQPFRVTSCTLRGGSVRPPCEYKENTSPRYIVIGCEDGWPVHYDESRIVTTV, via the coding sequence ATGCTGTTTTTGTCATTCTTGATAGTGGAGGGCAAGATGACACCCTGTTATTTGCTGCTCCTGTGGCTGGTGGCCGAATTGTTGCCCGGATCCTCCTGCGGCAACAACCCCCGCTATGAGAAGTTCCTGAACCAGCACCGAGACGATCCCAGGAGCAGTTTCCACGGCCGGTACTGCGACACCCTGATGCGCAGCCGGGGCCTCACCAGGCCCGAGTGCAAGGAAGTGAACACCTTCATCCATGGCTCCAAGAGGCAGATTCGGGCAGTGTGCAGTCAAGGGGGCGTTCCTGATGGGCAGCTACAGCGCAGCCGGCAGCCATTCCGGGTCACCAGCTGCACCCTGAGGGGCGGCTCCGTCCGCCCGCCCTGTGAGTACAAAGAGAACACCTCGCCCAGGTACATTGTCATTGGCTGTGAAGACGGCTGGCCCGTCCACTATGACGAGAGCCGGATCGTCACCACTGTCTGA